From Streptomyces sp. CMB-StM0423, a single genomic window includes:
- a CDS encoding alpha/beta hydrolase, giving the protein MDQTASPPDTVVLIHGLWMTPLSWEHWVTRYEQRGMKVITPGYPGIEQGEAGVEALRRDPSPLAGLGVREVFDHLAGVVAALDTKPALIGHSFGGTFVQLLLGAGYGAVGVSIDGAPVKGIRALPVSEIRATFPVLHNPANKNRAVPITEKQFHHAFTNNLSEEESKAVYDRYAVPVSGRILFQGGFANVTPHAATAYDFADRDRAPLLFIAGGNDRILPPAVQHANYRKNEKHGGAIVAYRMFPGRSHYTCGEDGWEEVADFALDWAIEPAPLHIDAN; this is encoded by the coding sequence ATGGACCAGACCGCATCACCACCGGACACGGTCGTACTCATCCACGGCCTCTGGATGACGCCCCTGTCGTGGGAGCACTGGGTCACCCGCTACGAGCAGCGCGGCATGAAGGTGATCACGCCCGGCTACCCGGGGATCGAGCAGGGCGAGGCCGGCGTCGAGGCGCTGCGCCGTGACCCCTCGCCGCTGGCGGGGCTCGGCGTGCGCGAGGTCTTCGACCACCTGGCCGGGGTCGTGGCGGCACTGGACACGAAGCCGGCCCTGATCGGCCACTCGTTCGGCGGCACCTTCGTGCAGCTTCTCCTCGGCGCCGGGTACGGCGCGGTCGGCGTGTCCATCGACGGTGCGCCCGTCAAGGGGATCAGGGCCCTGCCGGTCAGCGAGATCAGGGCCACCTTCCCGGTCCTGCACAACCCGGCCAACAAGAACCGTGCGGTGCCGATCACCGAGAAGCAGTTCCACCACGCGTTCACGAACAACCTGAGCGAGGAGGAGTCGAAGGCCGTCTACGACCGCTACGCGGTCCCCGTCTCCGGCCGGATCCTCTTCCAGGGCGGCTTCGCCAACGTCACGCCGCACGCCGCGACGGCCTACGACTTCGCCGACCGCGACCGGGCGCCCCTGCTGTTCATCGCCGGCGGCAACGACCGCATCCTGCCGCCGGCCGTGCAGCACGCGAACTACCGGAAGAACGAGAAGCACGGCGGGGCCATCGTGGCGTACCGGATGTTCCCCGGCCGCAGCCACTACACCTGCGGTGAGGACGGCTGGGAAGAGGTCGCCGACTTCGCGCTCGACTGGG
- a CDS encoding M20 metallopeptidase family protein has protein sequence MSSDPIHAEVDRRCAAIEPQVVRWRHHLHRNPELPNREAGTAGLIADHLASLDLDAVRTGVSGHGVVGVLRGGAPGDGRVVALRADIDALPVREESGESFAATVVDEDYPGGPFPVAHACGHDGHTAMLLGAATVLAGLRDRLPGTVLFVFQPAEEGAPAGEKSGAKEMLAQGACDDPVPTMAFGMHLGPLPDKHVGYRVGNQFAASCMVRIVLTGRQVHGSTPWEGVDPVPAAGAVQVGIGQMYRQVSAFDPITVTIGHIEDVGRFNIVPGEITLWGTIRCVAGAGMGDVRRRLTTLAEQTAAAYGCTASVEYLQDVPAVHNRGEWIDAVLPTVARVVGEDAVFETPPTLGYDDVSEFVNRFGGVYLMLGAQDGRLADDGGLEPVPGGRGLVSNHNPRFYVDDDALLSGVRLHCHVAYDHLTGALLPRK, from the coding sequence ATGAGCAGCGATCCCATCCACGCCGAGGTCGACCGGCGGTGCGCCGCGATCGAACCGCAGGTCGTCCGGTGGCGGCACCACCTCCACCGGAACCCGGAGCTGCCCAACCGCGAGGCCGGGACCGCCGGACTGATCGCGGACCACCTCGCCTCGCTGGACCTCGACGCGGTCCGCACCGGTGTCTCCGGACATGGCGTCGTCGGCGTCCTGAGGGGCGGCGCGCCCGGTGACGGCCGGGTGGTCGCGCTGCGCGCCGACATCGACGCGCTGCCCGTACGGGAGGAGAGCGGCGAGAGCTTCGCCGCCACCGTCGTGGACGAGGACTACCCCGGCGGGCCGTTCCCCGTCGCGCACGCCTGCGGCCACGACGGGCACACCGCGATGCTCCTCGGCGCCGCCACCGTCCTGGCCGGGCTGCGCGACCGGCTGCCCGGCACCGTGCTCTTCGTCTTCCAGCCGGCCGAGGAGGGCGCGCCGGCGGGCGAGAAGTCCGGCGCGAAGGAGATGCTCGCCCAGGGTGCGTGCGACGACCCGGTGCCGACGATGGCCTTCGGCATGCACCTGGGCCCGCTGCCCGACAAGCACGTCGGCTACCGGGTCGGCAACCAGTTCGCCGCCTCCTGCATGGTCAGGATCGTGCTCACCGGGCGGCAGGTGCACGGTTCCACCCCGTGGGAGGGCGTCGACCCGGTGCCCGCGGCCGGCGCCGTCCAGGTGGGCATCGGCCAGATGTACCGGCAGGTCTCGGCCTTCGACCCGATCACGGTCACCATCGGGCACATCGAGGACGTCGGCAGGTTCAACATCGTGCCCGGCGAGATCACGCTGTGGGGGACGATCAGATGCGTGGCCGGGGCCGGCATGGGTGATGTCCGGAGGCGGCTCACCACGCTCGCGGAACAGACGGCGGCCGCGTACGGCTGCACGGCCTCCGTGGAGTATCTGCAGGACGTGCCGGCCGTGCACAACCGCGGGGAGTGGATCGACGCGGTCCTGCCGACCGTCGCGCGTGTGGTCGGCGAGGATGCGGTCTTCGAGACCCCGCCGACCCTCGGGTACGACGACGTCTCCGAGTTCGTCAACAGATTCGGGGGCGTGTACCTGATGCTCGGCGCGCAGGACGGCCGGCTGGCCGACGACGGCGGGCTGGAGCCCGTACCGGGCGGGCGGGGGCTGGTCTCCAACCACAACCCGCGGTTCTACGTCGACGACGACGCCCTGCTGTCCGGGGTGCGTCTGCACTGCCACGTGGCCTACGACCACCTGACCGGCGCGCTCCTGCCCCGGAAGTGA
- a CDS encoding DMT family transporter: protein MLVLAVAFAVLGAASNAAGTAFQRKAAAAVPQGGGLRLLLALARKPAWLIGIAGVTVAAVSQAVALANGPLSLVQPVFILELPFALLFGTFLLHRRLPEKGWWAVAAVVAGLALALGAAAPTGARDLAPMTRWIPALIACLGAMAAAAAVSVRSPSGLLRAVVLGAAAAVGNALTAALLKTATFTLIHDGLLAFLTTWQTYGFVVCGIGAVLLLENALQAGSLAASQPALTIGDATVSLALGIFLFGESIRLGWWLLPACIGVAIVLAGVLVLARAVPNVRAVTG from the coding sequence ATGCTCGTTCTCGCCGTAGCCTTCGCGGTCCTCGGTGCCGCCAGCAACGCCGCCGGCACCGCGTTCCAGCGCAAAGCCGCCGCCGCCGTGCCCCAGGGCGGCGGTCTGCGGCTGCTCCTCGCACTCGCGCGCAAGCCGGCATGGCTCATCGGCATCGCCGGGGTCACCGTGGCGGCCGTCAGCCAGGCGGTGGCCCTGGCCAACGGGCCGCTGTCCCTGGTGCAGCCGGTCTTCATCCTGGAGCTGCCCTTCGCCCTGCTGTTCGGTACCTTCCTGCTGCACCGCCGGCTGCCGGAGAAAGGCTGGTGGGCCGTGGCCGCCGTGGTCGCGGGACTCGCGCTGGCGCTCGGCGCCGCCGCCCCGACCGGGGCCCGCGACCTGGCACCGATGACCCGCTGGATCCCGGCGCTGATCGCCTGCCTGGGCGCGATGGCCGCCGCGGCGGCCGTCAGCGTCCGCAGCCCCTCCGGCCTGCTGCGCGCCGTCGTCCTCGGCGCCGCGGCCGCCGTGGGCAACGCCCTGACCGCCGCCCTGCTCAAGACCGCCACCTTCACCCTGATCCACGACGGCCTGCTCGCCTTCCTGACGACCTGGCAGACCTACGGCTTCGTCGTGTGCGGCATCGGCGCCGTGCTCCTCCTGGAGAACGCCCTCCAAGCCGGCTCCCTCGCCGCCTCCCAGCCGGCCCTCACCATCGGCGACGCCACGGTGAGCCTCGCCCTCGGCATCTTCCTCTTCGGCGAGAGCATCCGCCTGGGCTGGTGGCTGCTCCCCGCCTGCATCGGCGTCGCCATCGTCCTCGCCGGCGTCCTCGTCCTGGCCCGAGCCGTCCCCAACGTCCGCGCCGTAACCGGCTGA
- a CDS encoding SCO4402 family protein, translating into MENPPLEYPELRAIFLEYLRDLGDAAWQFSWWVERASEPEAHSYHFDHFLDFFDDTGVLDVPEQKIGGMLRNEDEVSLCRSLGKALDDVLDTPAETTRELLDLPVWHELMRVARETHETLTRAGSV; encoded by the coding sequence ATGGAGAACCCGCCGCTTGAATACCCGGAGCTACGGGCGATTTTCCTGGAGTACCTGCGGGACCTGGGCGATGCTGCCTGGCAGTTTTCATGGTGGGTCGAGCGAGCGTCGGAACCGGAAGCACACAGCTACCACTTTGATCATTTCCTCGACTTCTTCGACGATACCGGCGTTCTGGACGTTCCGGAGCAGAAGATCGGTGGGATGCTCAGGAACGAAGACGAGGTCTCCCTTTGCCGCTCGCTCGGGAAGGCTCTCGATGACGTTCTGGACACCCCGGCTGAGACCACCCGCGAGCTACTGGATCTGCCGGTCTGGCACGAACTGATGCGGGTCGCGAGAGAGACTCATGAGACCTTGACACGGGCCGGTTCCGTTTGA
- a CDS encoding NAD(P)-dependent oxidoreductase — protein MRLTVLGATGATGQLVVRRALADGHRVTAAVRDPARLPVTGEDLDVATVADVTDPEPLAEVCRDRDAVLSCLGPTTRRAPRILAPAAHALVRAAEAVGLTRTVVVSAAPVGPPAPDDGVLGRRIVFPLVRAVFRDVYADSAAMEEELARSPLDWTALRPGRLTNTPATGHYHHRIGTNVPTTGALPRADLAHAMLDLLPQEATRRQVVGVGPAPRRKGHHGEPAA, from the coding sequence ATGAGGCTCACGGTCCTGGGGGCCACGGGCGCCACCGGGCAACTGGTGGTGCGCCGCGCCCTGGCCGACGGCCACCGGGTCACCGCGGCGGTCCGCGACCCCGCGCGGCTGCCGGTGACCGGCGAAGACCTGGACGTCGCCACCGTCGCGGACGTCACCGACCCGGAACCCCTGGCCGAAGTGTGCCGGGACCGCGACGCGGTGCTGTCCTGCCTGGGCCCCACCACCCGCCGCGCCCCGCGCATCCTCGCCCCGGCCGCCCACGCGCTGGTCCGCGCGGCGGAGGCGGTCGGCCTGACCCGTACGGTCGTCGTCAGCGCGGCCCCGGTCGGCCCGCCGGCACCGGACGACGGGGTGCTGGGCAGGCGGATCGTCTTCCCGCTGGTACGGGCCGTGTTCAGGGACGTGTACGCGGACTCGGCGGCGATGGAGGAGGAGTTGGCCCGCAGCCCCCTGGACTGGACGGCCCTGCGCCCGGGCCGCCTGACCAACACCCCCGCCACAGGCCACTACCACCACCGCATCGGCACCAACGTCCCCACCACGGGCGCCCTGCCCCGCGCCGACCTGGCCCACGCGATGCTGGACCTGCTCCCACAGGAGGCGACGAGGCGCCAGGTGGTGGGCGTAGGCCCCGCACCGAGGAGAAAAGGGCACCATGGAGAACCCGCCGCTTGA
- a CDS encoding ScbR family autoregulator-binding transcription factor — translation MGGFREHLFESERSMAGVRQARAMRTRQAIITVAAEVFDEYGYDSASLSRIVQRAGTTMGGLYFHFESKQALAKAVLAEQGPEQWLLPPGANGLQQLIDVTMRLAHELRTNVVLSAGLRLTFERSGLERDGATLHHLWTDHLRSQMAAARAASELLPEVDEAECAHMLMGAYFGIQVLSQATTGRADLPERVAALWRYLLPGTATAEARERLEIRPYEDPAAAASAPVPPTRGEAEADG, via the coding sequence ATGGGCGGCTTCCGAGAGCACCTGTTCGAGTCGGAGAGGTCCATGGCGGGAGTGCGGCAGGCGCGGGCGATGCGGACCCGCCAGGCGATCATCACGGTGGCCGCCGAGGTCTTCGACGAATACGGCTACGACAGCGCCAGCCTCAGCCGGATCGTGCAGCGTGCCGGCACCACCATGGGCGGTCTCTACTTCCACTTCGAGTCCAAGCAGGCGCTGGCGAAGGCGGTACTCGCGGAGCAGGGCCCGGAGCAGTGGCTGCTCCCGCCCGGAGCAAACGGGCTGCAGCAGCTCATCGACGTCACCATGCGCCTCGCCCACGAACTCCGCACCAACGTCGTGCTCAGCGCCGGCCTGCGGCTGACGTTCGAGCGCAGCGGCCTGGAGAGGGACGGAGCGACCCTCCACCACCTCTGGACCGACCACCTCCGCAGCCAGATGGCCGCCGCCCGCGCGGCGTCCGAACTGCTGCCGGAGGTCGACGAGGCGGAGTGCGCCCACATGCTGATGGGCGCGTACTTCGGCATCCAGGTGCTGTCGCAGGCGACGACGGGCCGCGCGGATCTGCCGGAGCGGGTGGCGGCGCTGTGGCGGTACCTGCTGCCGGGGACGGCGACGGCGGAGGCGCGCGAGCGGCTGGAGATCCGCCCGTACGAGGACCCGGCCGCCGCCGCGTCCGCGCCGGTACCGCCGACCCGCGGGGAAGCCGAGGCGGACGGATGA
- a CDS encoding ScyD/ScyE family protein — translation MSSKNRKWKRAVLSAGVLGGVTAVTLPAPAVADETEPAIEVVAGELNNPRGLHVDRHGRILVAESGKGKAGCEAGKACVGATGSVYRIDGRKQGRVVNGLPSLAAGVANPQQPISATGPVDVEPSAFGYVVLNGGGNTNEFRAGLGAGAEHLGTLRHSAGHTVADLVDYETRMDPDWVLGEPPTPNEPSSVQSNAWRLAKTGKGGYLATDAAGNDLLGISAFGSIRAEAVFPGNTVNGQLSEAVPGGVVETRDGTVYVSDMGALKPGAARIWKIAPGHRPVVFAEGLTAVSDLALDKSGDLVALTITGGYAAEGPKPGAINVVDTDTGDVTPVGTGDRLTMSSGVAVGPDDEIYVTNNSVGTSGEVLKITR, via the coding sequence ATGTCGAGCAAGAACAGGAAGTGGAAGAGGGCTGTCCTGTCCGCCGGCGTGCTGGGCGGTGTCACCGCGGTGACGCTGCCGGCGCCCGCGGTCGCCGACGAGACCGAGCCGGCGATCGAGGTCGTGGCCGGTGAGCTGAACAACCCGCGCGGGCTGCACGTGGACCGCCACGGGCGGATACTCGTCGCCGAGTCCGGCAAGGGCAAGGCGGGCTGCGAGGCCGGCAAGGCGTGCGTCGGCGCCACCGGTTCCGTCTACCGCATCGACGGCCGGAAGCAGGGCCGCGTCGTCAACGGCCTGCCGTCCCTCGCCGCCGGCGTGGCCAACCCGCAGCAGCCCATCTCGGCCACCGGGCCCGTCGACGTGGAGCCCAGCGCCTTCGGTTACGTCGTCCTCAACGGCGGTGGCAACACCAACGAGTTCCGCGCGGGCCTCGGCGCCGGGGCCGAGCACCTCGGCACCCTGCGGCACTCCGCCGGCCACACCGTGGCCGACCTGGTCGACTACGAGACGCGGATGGACCCCGACTGGGTGCTCGGCGAGCCGCCCACGCCGAACGAGCCCTCGTCGGTGCAGAGCAACGCCTGGCGGCTGGCCAAGACCGGCAAGGGCGGCTACCTGGCGACCGACGCGGCGGGCAACGACCTGCTGGGCATCTCCGCGTTCGGCTCGATCCGCGCCGAGGCCGTCTTCCCCGGCAACACCGTCAACGGCCAGCTCTCCGAGGCCGTACCCGGCGGTGTCGTCGAGACCCGCGACGGCACCGTCTACGTCTCCGACATGGGCGCCCTCAAGCCCGGCGCGGCCCGGATCTGGAAGATCGCACCCGGCCACCGCCCGGTGGTCTTCGCCGAGGGCCTGACGGCCGTCAGCGACCTCGCCCTGGACAAGTCCGGCGACCTCGTCGCGCTCACGATCACCGGCGGCTACGCGGCCGAAGGCCCCAAGCCGGGCGCGATCAACGTGGTCGACACCGACACCGGCGACGTGACCCCGGTCGGGACCGGCGACCGGCTGACGATGTCCTCGGGGGTCGCCGTCGGCCCGGACGACGAGATCTACGTGACCAACAACTCGGTCGGGACCAGCGGCGAGGTACTCAAGATCACCCGCTGA
- a CDS encoding methyltransferase, with translation MPPLPPARLVRVVEGIRSALQSLTRKMAPPPFALLELAQGAMVSQAIYAAAELRVAEALADGPLPVARLAEKTETDAESLRRLLRLLATYGIFTERKDGRFALTPMARALLPDAPMSMNGIALLMGHPTHWEDWAHFAEAVRTGEPSLPKLRGMGAFEYLEENPEYGGVFIRGMGSMSATETDPLLSAYDFSRFRTVVDFCGGRGDFLAGVLRKSPKARGVLSDPRVGENGAAAFLEKEGVADRCTIADGGLFDPVPEGGDAYVLKHIVHDWPEPQAVEILTNVRKAMNPGGRVLIMEMVLPDKRNAPHSGKLVDLWLMLLVGGRERTEALYGELLAQAGLKVERVVQTPAAISVVEASRI, from the coding sequence ATGCCACCGCTGCCCCCCGCTCGTCTCGTCCGCGTCGTCGAAGGGATTCGCTCCGCACTGCAGTCACTGACCCGCAAGATGGCGCCGCCGCCGTTCGCGCTGCTGGAGCTGGCGCAGGGCGCCATGGTCTCCCAGGCGATCTACGCGGCCGCAGAACTGCGGGTCGCGGAGGCGCTGGCGGACGGGCCGCTGCCGGTGGCGCGGCTCGCCGAGAAGACGGAGACCGACGCCGAGTCGCTGCGCCGGCTACTGCGCCTCCTCGCGACGTACGGGATCTTCACCGAGCGGAAGGACGGCCGGTTCGCGCTCACCCCGATGGCCCGGGCGCTGCTGCCGGACGCGCCGATGTCGATGAACGGCATCGCCCTGCTGATGGGACATCCCACGCACTGGGAGGACTGGGCGCACTTCGCCGAGGCGGTGCGCACCGGAGAGCCGAGCCTGCCGAAGCTCCGCGGCATGGGCGCGTTCGAGTACCTGGAGGAGAACCCCGAGTACGGGGGCGTGTTCATCCGCGGCATGGGCTCGATGTCGGCGACGGAGACGGATCCGCTGCTCTCCGCGTACGACTTCTCCCGCTTCCGCACCGTCGTCGACTTCTGCGGCGGCCGCGGCGACTTCCTCGCCGGAGTGCTGCGCAAGTCGCCGAAGGCCCGCGGGGTGCTGTCCGACCCCCGGGTCGGGGAGAACGGCGCGGCGGCCTTCCTGGAGAAGGAGGGCGTCGCCGACCGGTGCACGATCGCGGACGGCGGGCTCTTCGACCCGGTGCCGGAGGGCGGGGACGCGTACGTCCTGAAGCACATCGTGCACGACTGGCCGGAGCCGCAGGCCGTGGAGATCCTCACCAACGTGCGCAAGGCGATGAACCCCGGCGGCCGGGTCCTCATCATGGAGATGGTGCTGCCGGACAAGCGCAACGCGCCGCACTCGGGCAAGCTCGTCGACCTGTGGCTGATGCTGCTCGTCGGCGGCCGGGAGCGGACCGAGGCGCTGTACGGGGAGCTGCTGGCGCAGGCGGGGCTGAAAGTGGAGCGGGTGGTGCAGACGCCCGCGGCCATCTCCGTCGTGGAGGCGAGCCGGATCTGA
- a CDS encoding carboxymuconolactone decarboxylase family protein, whose protein sequence is MQARIASPTAAVPGAVPALRALGEALKRSGVPESTLLLVYLRTSQINGASWNVDRHAAEMRAAGEPPERIAAVAAWRDAPYYSDAERAALLLAESAARLGDRPDAVPDAVWHEAARHFDESQLATLVLASGFCNLWHRVVATTRRPAGQPPG, encoded by the coding sequence ATGCAGGCGCGAATAGCCAGTCCCACGGCCGCGGTACCCGGTGCCGTACCGGCGCTGCGGGCGCTGGGCGAGGCACTGAAGCGGTCCGGGGTCCCCGAGAGCACCCTGCTCCTCGTCTATCTGCGCACCAGCCAGATCAACGGGGCGAGCTGGAACGTCGACCGGCACGCCGCCGAGATGCGCGCCGCGGGGGAGCCGCCCGAGCGGATCGCCGCCGTCGCCGCCTGGCGCGACGCCCCGTACTACAGCGACGCCGAACGGGCGGCGCTGCTCCTGGCGGAGAGCGCCGCCCGGCTCGGCGACCGGCCGGACGCCGTCCCCGACGCCGTCTGGCACGAGGCCGCCCGCCACTTCGACGAGAGCCAGCTCGCCACCCTCGTCCTGGCCTCGGGCTTCTGCAACCTGTGGCACCGGGTCGTCGCCACCACCCGGCGGCCGGCCGGGCAGCCGCCGGGATGA
- a CDS encoding YdeI/OmpD-associated family protein, with amino-acid sequence MRFRTMIEPAGNSTGFEVPGEVVDGFGAGRRPPVVVEINGHSWRTRIAPMGGRYVVGVSAAHRKASGVVQGEEVEAEVTLDTEPREIVEPPELTAALDADPGARAAYDRLAPTHKRRHVRAVEGAKTAATRERRVARVLAELGGEKPGS; translated from the coding sequence ATGAGGTTCCGCACGATGATCGAACCCGCCGGCAACTCGACCGGGTTCGAGGTGCCCGGCGAGGTGGTCGACGGTTTCGGGGCGGGCCGGCGGCCGCCGGTGGTCGTCGAGATCAACGGCCACTCCTGGCGGACGCGGATCGCCCCGATGGGCGGCCGGTACGTCGTCGGGGTCAGCGCGGCCCACCGGAAGGCGAGCGGGGTGGTGCAGGGCGAGGAGGTCGAGGCGGAGGTGACGCTGGACACCGAGCCGCGGGAGATCGTGGAACCGCCCGAGCTGACCGCCGCGCTGGACGCCGACCCGGGGGCGAGGGCCGCGTACGACCGGCTGGCGCCGACCCACAAGCGCCGCCATGTCCGCGCGGTGGAGGGCGCGAAGACGGCGGCGACCCGGGAGCGGCGCGTGGCCAGGGTGCTGGCGGAACTGGGCGGCGAGAAGCCGGGGAGCTGA
- a CDS encoding enediyne antibiotic chromoprotein — protein MPARRTRLATAGVLGATAALGALAASPAAAAAPAVTVTPSTGLADGQTVSVSGSGYVAGSAIGVSECVRDTVCADDTVHTTAAADGTFSAQYVARKQFQATDWSTGQTITVDCAVEQCQIVAWEQEIGPIAQPISFG, from the coding sequence ATGCCCGCACGCCGTACCCGTCTGGCCACCGCCGGAGTCCTCGGCGCCACCGCCGCGTTAGGTGCCCTGGCGGCCAGCCCGGCCGCGGCCGCCGCCCCGGCCGTCACGGTGACGCCGAGCACCGGGCTCGCCGACGGCCAGACGGTGTCCGTGAGCGGCTCCGGCTACGTCGCCGGCAGCGCGATCGGCGTCAGCGAGTGCGTCCGCGACACCGTGTGCGCGGACGACACCGTCCACACCACCGCCGCCGCGGACGGCACCTTCTCGGCCCAGTACGTGGCGCGCAAGCAGTTCCAGGCCACGGACTGGAGCACCGGCCAGACCATCACGGTGGACTGCGCCGTGGAGCAGTGCCAGATCGTGGCCTGGGAGCAGGAGATAGGCCCCATCGCCCAGCCCATCTCCTTCGGCTGA
- a CDS encoding MFS transporter has translation MAATTDRAAPEPRARLRAGIRVTLLPLLLALLLSSLDTMVIGTAMPTIVGDLGGAGQLAWTVTAYTLAAAATTAVWGKLGDLHGHRGVLLAALGVFAAGSALCAAAQDMPQLIAFRAFQGLGAGGIAVGAMSVLGELVPPRERARYAGMITGVLAVSMIGGPPAGGLVTDHLGWRWVFLLNLPLAALAMGLAVLLIRVPARPPRAGAPLRADYAGAALLAAGVTALVLATTWGGGEYAWGSPVILGLAGGAVVALAGFLAAERRAAEPVLPLRLFRIRNFALMSVLAFLTGFVMFGAVLYLPLYQQAAQGLSATGSGLLLLPMLATLLLVSQLSGRYTARTGGYRSAQVAGGAFMLAGTLLLTRLGTGTSRLTTGVFMAVLGIGMGFLTQIVVTVAQSSVQVREMGAASSAVTLCRTLGSSLGVAVMGALSGGLGEHGTPAVAAAAEGVRPAFWAAVVAAALTLLAALCVREVPLGGAGPKR, from the coding sequence GTGGCCGCCACGACGGACCGCGCCGCGCCCGAACCGCGGGCCCGCCTCCGGGCCGGCATCCGCGTCACGCTGCTGCCGCTGTTGCTCGCGCTGCTGCTGTCGTCCCTGGACACCATGGTGATCGGCACGGCCATGCCGACGATCGTCGGGGACCTGGGCGGCGCCGGGCAGTTGGCGTGGACGGTCACCGCGTACACGCTCGCCGCCGCCGCGACGACCGCCGTGTGGGGCAAGCTGGGCGACCTGCACGGCCACCGCGGGGTGCTGCTGGCCGCGCTGGGCGTGTTCGCCGCCGGCTCCGCGCTCTGCGCGGCCGCCCAGGACATGCCCCAGCTCATCGCGTTCCGGGCGTTCCAGGGCCTGGGGGCGGGCGGCATCGCGGTGGGCGCCATGTCCGTGCTCGGCGAGCTGGTGCCCCCGCGCGAACGCGCCCGCTACGCGGGCATGATCACCGGCGTGCTGGCGGTGTCGATGATCGGCGGCCCGCCCGCCGGCGGCCTCGTCACCGACCACCTCGGCTGGCGCTGGGTGTTCCTGCTCAACCTGCCGCTGGCGGCCCTGGCCATGGGCCTCGCCGTCCTGCTGATACGGGTTCCGGCGCGGCCGCCGCGGGCCGGCGCGCCCTTACGCGCCGACTACGCCGGGGCCGCCCTGCTGGCCGCCGGGGTCACCGCCCTCGTGCTGGCCACCACCTGGGGCGGCGGCGAGTACGCCTGGGGCTCCCCGGTGATCCTCGGCCTCGCCGGGGGCGCGGTCGTCGCGCTCGCGGGCTTCCTCGCCGCCGAGCGCCGGGCCGCGGAACCGGTGCTGCCGCTGCGCCTGTTCCGTATCCGCAACTTCGCGCTGATGTCGGTGCTCGCCTTCCTCACCGGATTCGTGATGTTCGGCGCCGTGCTCTACCTGCCGCTCTACCAGCAGGCGGCGCAGGGCCTGTCCGCCACCGGGTCAGGGCTCCTGCTGCTGCCGATGCTCGCCACGCTGCTGCTCGTCTCCCAGCTCTCCGGCAGGTACACGGCGCGCACCGGGGGCTATCGGTCCGCGCAGGTGGCGGGCGGCGCCTTCATGCTGGCCGGCACCCTCCTGCTCACCCGGCTCGGCACCGGCACCTCCCGGCTGACCACGGGCGTGTTCATGGCGGTGCTCGGCATCGGCATGGGCTTCCTGACCCAGATCGTCGTCACCGTCGCGCAGAGCAGCGTCCAGGTACGGGAGATGGGCGCCGCCTCGTCGGCCGTCACCCTCTGCCGCACGCTGGGCAGTTCCCTCGGGGTCGCCGTCATGGGCGCGCTCTCCGGCGGCCTCGGCGAGCACGGCACGCCCGCCGTCGCGGCGGCCGCGGAGGGCGTGCGCCCGGCCTTCTGGGCGGCGGTCGTCGCGGCCGCGCTGACGCTGCTCGCCGCGCTGTGCGTACGCGAAGTGCCCCTCGGCGGCGCCGGGCCGAAGAGGTGA